A genomic segment from Corylus avellana chromosome ca5, CavTom2PMs-1.0 encodes:
- the LOC132182241 gene encoding UPF0481 protein At3g47200-like, which translates to MKVEKDARACYAETIDHYNSEQLVKILVIDGCFIIELFRKSTYQLLRGLGDPIFSRPNMFQFLHHDLMLLENQVPWMVLERLFNLTMNSCDDENPLTILAMKFFETIHLSRRMPPRDQVINIKGIKHFVDLFRKISIISSTDPRPSQRINIECIKRFVDLFRKLATLSSSQFGKLSTSSSTLFRKLSTLSSAMFRISSIEEERGSRRRWEFLPSATSLVESGIKFKRGSSKTILEVKFNDGIIEIPPFEIDEITETVFRNLISYEQCLSYSYSTHRITSYAILLDSLINTSEDIDILCKNEIIDNWLNPEDAAQLFNKLYLDTLVRYRYDDLCRQVNSYCRRRWPRWRAVLAHNYFNTPWAFFSTLAAFIL; encoded by the coding sequence ATGAAGGTGGAGAAAGATGCTCGTGCATGTTATGCAGAAACAATTGATCATTACAACTCAGAACAACTTGTGAAAATTTTGGTTATTGATGGCTGCTTTATTATTGAGTTGTTCCGCAAGAGCACTTATCAACTCCTTAGAGGACTAGGTGACCCCATTTTCAGCAGGCCCAATATGTTTCAATTTCTGCACCATGACTTGATGTTGCTAGAAAACCAAGTACCTTGGATGGTACTTGAGCGTTTGTTCAACTTGACAATGAATTCTTGCGACGACGAAAATCCCCTAACTATCCTTGCCATGAAGTTCTTCGAAACCATCCATTTATCAAGAAGAATGCCTCCCCGGGATCAGGTTATCAATATCAAAGGCATCAAGCATTTTGTTGATCTGTTCAggaaaatttcaattatatcaAGCACTGATCCCCGACCAAGTCAGCGTATCAATATCGAATGCATTAAGCGTTTTGTTGATTTGTTTCGAAAATTGGCAACTTTATCGAGTTCTCAGTTCGGGAAATTGTCAACTTCATCAAGTACCCTGTTTCGGAAATTGTCAACTTTATCAAGTGCTATGTTCAGGATATCAagtattgaagaagagagagggagCCGACGAAGATGGGAGTTCCTGCCTTCTGCTACGAGCCTTGTGGAGTCTGGAATCAAATTTAAAAGGGGCTCGTCTAAAACCATATTGGAAGTAAAATTTAATGATGGCATTATAGAAATTCCTCCATTTGAAATTGACGAGATAACAGAAACCGTCTTTCGAAATCTCATCAGCTATGAACAATGTCTCTCCTACAGCTACTCCACTCATAGGATCACTTCCTATGCCATACTCCTAGACAGCCTCATTAATACTTCCGAGGACATAGATATTCTGTGCAAGAATGAGATAATTGATAACTGGTTGAATCCTGAGGATGCGGCCCAACTCTTCAACAAGCTTTACCTTGACACTTTAGTGAGGTACCGTTATGATGATCTATGCAGGCAAGTGAATAGTTATTGCCGACGCAGGTGGCCTAGATGGCGTGCAGTGCTTGCGCACAATTATTTCAACACTCCATGGGCTTTTTTTTCGACATTAGCAGCATTTATCCTGTAG
- the LOC132180329 gene encoding putative calcium-binding protein CML19, with the protein MNKRTQYERVFNHFDDNGDGKISPSELQQCVEAIGGEISSAEAEAVVELVDSDGDGLLGLEDFVRFLEGGEEEEKVNDLKEAFKMYEMDGCGCITPKSLKRMLSRLGESKSIDECTTMIAQFDLNGDGVLNFDEFRTMML; encoded by the coding sequence ATGAACAAGCGCACACAATACGAACGCGTGTTCAATCACTTTGACGACAACGGAGATGGGAAGATATCACCCTCTGAGCTGCAGCAATGCGTTGAGGCAATAGGCGGGGAGATTTCGTCGGCAGAGGCAGAGGCCGTGGTGGAGTTGGTCGACTCGGACGGGGACGGCTTGCTGGGGTTGGAGGACTTCGTGAGGTTTTTGGAAGGaggggaagaggaagagaaggtGAATGATTTGAAGGAGGCGTTTAAGATGTATGAGATGGATGGGTGTGGGTGTATAACACCCAAGAGTCTTAAGAGGATGCTTAGTAGATTGGGTGAGTCCAAGAGTATTGACGAGTGTACGACCATGATTGCTCAATTTGATCTCAATGGTGATGGGGTCCTCAACTTTGATGAGTTTCGGACCATGATGTTGTGA
- the LOC132182464 gene encoding UPF0481 protein At3g47200-like, whose translation MAVNEGDSVEIDIDHLVSSIEKMMPHDLLISSKCCIFKTPSILYRHNEKAYIPDAFSIGPLHHGSPNLKVTEKIKTRYLQRLISRSNSSELLRTLIKSITEVEKDARECYAETIEHYNPEELVKILVLDGCFIIELFRKQAYPELRELRDPIFSRSGMLQFLFHDLILLENQVPWMVLERLFNLTKDSYDEKPLIVLAVNFFDGTHFSKSMPPQDQVINIKGIKHFVDLLRSISIISSTDPRPDQYINIECIQRFVDLFLKLSTLLSTHFRKLTTSSITLFRKVSTLLSAMFGISSIEEERERQRGWEFLPSATSLSEAGIKFKRGTSKTVLEVKFNNGILEIPPFEIHDITETVFRNLISYEQCHFFCGDRITSYAILLDSLINTAKDIDILCKNEIIDNWLNPEDAAQLFNKLYLDTCVAYQYNSLCRQVNSFCRRRWPRWRAVLAHNYFNTPWAFISTLAAFILLVLTLLQTVYTMKN comes from the coding sequence ATGGCTGTGAACGAAGGAGATAGTGTTGAAATTGATATCGACCACTTGGTGTCTTCAATAGAAAAGATGATGCCCCATGATTTGCTCATATCGTCTAAATGTTGCATCTTCAAAACCCCTTCCATTCTCTACCGGCATAATGAAAAGGCTTATATTCCGGATGCATTTTCTATTGGGCCTCTCCATCATGGCAGTCCAAACTTGAAAGTcacagaaaaaattaaaaccaggTATTTGCAACGACTTATCTCTCGCTCGAACTCTTCGGAATTGCTAAGAACTCTCATCAAGTCCATCACGGAGGTGGAGAAAGATGCTCGTGAGTGTTATGCAGAAACAATTGAACATTACAACCCAGAAGAACTTGTGAAAATTTTGGTACTTGATGGTTGCTTTATTATTGAGTTGTTCCGCAAGCAAGCTTATCCAGAACTTAGAGAATTACGTGACCCCATTTTCAGCAGGTCCGGTATGTTACAATTTCTGTTCCATGACTTGATATTGCTAGAAAACCAAGTACCTTGGATGGTACTTGAGCGTTTGTTCAACTTGACGAAGGATTCTTACGACGAAAAGCCCCTAATTGTACTTGCCGTGAATTTCTTCGATGGCACTCATTTCTCAAAAAGCATGCCTCCACAGGATCAGGTTATCAATATCAAAGGCATCAAACATTTTGTTGATTTATTAAGGAGCATTTCAATTATATCAAGCACTGATCCCAGGCCGGATCAGTATATCAATATCGAATGCATCCAGCGTTTTGTTGATTTGTTCCTGAAATTGTCAACTTTATTAAGTACTCATTTCAGGAAATTGACAACTTCATCAATCACTCTGTTTCGGAAAGTGTCAACTTTATTAAGTGCTATGTTTGGGATATCAagtattgaagaagagagagagagacaacgaGGATGGGAATTTTTGCCTTCTGCTACGAGCCTTTCGGAGGCTGGAATCAAATTTAAAAGGGGTACGTCTAAAACCGTATTGGaagtaaaatttaataatggcATTCTAGAAATTCCTCCTTTTGAAATTCACGATATAACAGAAACTGTCTTTCGAAATCTCATCAGCTATGAACAATGTCACTTCTTCTGTGGTGATAGGATCACTTCCTATGCCATACTCTTAGACAGCCTCATTAATACTGCCAAGGACATAGATATTTTGTGCAAGAATGAGATAATTGATAACTGGTTGAATCCTGAGGATGCGGCCCAGCTCTTCAACAAGCTTTACCTTGACACTTGTGTGGCTTACCAGTACAATAGTCTTTGCAGGCAAGTGAATAGTTTTTGCCGACGCAGGTGGCCTAGATGGCGTGCAGTGCTTGCGCACAATTATTTCAACACTCCATGGGCTTTTATTTCGACATTAGCAGCATTTATCCTGTTGGTGCTGACGTTGTTACAAACTGTGTACACCATGAAAAATTAG